The region TATGGCGAATTCCTGCAATTTCTATTGAAAGATTGTTAACAGATGGTTTAGGGAATGTTTATGTCTTTGAAACAGTTTCGAGGTGGGGTTGGAGAACCATAAAAAAAATTGGTGCAGATGGCTCTCTTATCTGGGAACGAAAAATTATGGCAACTATTTCACCTTCATTAGATTTATTATCTTTAACTAATGCGAAAATAGCGAAGAATGGAGATATCATTACATTATATAAGACATTCTATAATGGAAATGATAGAAGTGTAACACTCTATGATGGGAACAATTATAGTTACTTATCAGGTTTAGGTAAAGAGAATTTTGTTATAGTTGTATATAAGCCAAATGGAGATAAAAGGTGGGCTAGGATGTCAAAGAGTAGTGGTTATGAAGGTCTAAGTGGAATAGAGAGTGATGAAGATGCTAATGTATATTTTACAGGATATCATTATCACCAAATACTGGACGGAAAAGATACAATTGTGCATATTGATTATAACAACGGCTCAGAGATTTTAGTTATATCTTACGATTCCTTGGGTAACTACCGCTGGAGTAAATCTGAGGGAGGATCCGGAAAAGACGCTGGAGGTAATATACATTTAGATAGTATGGGGAATATTATTGTTTTTGGTTCTGTGGGCTCCAATCCTTGTGTTTTTGGAGATATTGAGACCAGTTTTTCTTTAGGTGCTAAAATGTTTTTCGCCAAACTCAAAAAAATCCCTTTAAGTGTACCAATTTTAGAAAATAACATCAACTTGAGTATCTATCCCAATCCTACGGAGGGATTGCTATATCTGTCATTTATGGAAGAAGATAGCTATGATGTATCGGTGTTTAATAGTTTAGGGGAGGAGTTGATAAGAAAGCGGTTTCAAGGTAACGACTTACAGCTGGACTTATCTACTTTAAATGCTGGATCCTATTTTGTAGTAGTAAAAAACTCTCAAAATATTCAGGCAAGTCAGCAAGTTATAATCACATCAAAAAAGAAATAACTATGAAAAAAATATTAGTCACACTATTTATTTTAACTGGAACGCCAATGTTGGCTCAGAGTGAATTAGATTTCGCCAAGGAAAAAGCGTATATTCCTCAGACCAATTATTTTCAGACAGCAAGTTTTCAAGTAGAAGATCGAGCATTTTTAGAAGTATATGGTACGCATCCTAATTCCACCGTAAGATGCTATAGTAAACCTAGTGGAGGAAAAATGCTTCAAGCGGGAAAGCTTGATAAGAAAGGACATCTACTTTTAGAGTTCGAAGCAGGTGAAGCGCCTTCTTTTGTACTCAATGAAAAGAATCCAGTTTTGGGAGCTTCCGAAGGTTCAGGTTTTGTACAATACTTAGATCGTATGGATTTTATCATACAGGATGTACTCTTACTAAAAGAGGGCGAAAAGCTACATTTGAGTTTTCAGTCCTTAACTAATAACGACCACACTGTGATTTACCGATTAATTAGTCATTCTCCAGATGATGGAGAACAACTGATGGAAGCGTTTACACCAAATGAAAATGAAGATTGGGATGCGGTAGATTTTGAAATTGATTTAAAGAAAGAAACTACTTATACTTTTGAAATTTATAGTCAAGGAAAACTCCGTTATCAACGAAAACTTTATGGAGGGGATAAAATCAAAGAATTTGAAGTCTTTCCTAAAGTGACAAGTAGTGTTGTTCATCTCAAATTCATTGAAGCACTCACAAAAACAAATTACACTTTGATAGATATTTTTGGAAATCAAAGACTAAATGGAAGAGTCAATGAAATGGAAACGCAGATCGAATTAGGGAACTTGACATCTGGAACCTATTTTCTTAAACTGGATAAATTTCCCAATGAAGTAATCCAGATAGAAAAAATATAAGCGTATAATTTTCAATGTTTTTTTAAGGAAAATCATCGAAACCAAATAAAAATCACTAATTTTGTAGCGAAAATTGGTAATGAGCAAGAAGAGGGGACAGGCAAGTCCCCTCTTTTTATAAGGCAATCAAACGTGAAGAAAGAGCAGATAGAAAATCTTATAGAAGCCTATGTGGAATTATTCCCACACCTGTTTTTGGTAGAGCTCAGAATGAGTCCGAGCAATGCCATAGAAGTCCTTATGGATTCTGATAAAGGAATCACCATAGGAGAGTGTAAACAACTCAGTCGTAAGATAGAAAACCATGCAGAGGAAAACGAATGGGATATTTCTATTTTAGTTTCTTCACCAGGAATTGATTACCCATTGCGATCAGAAAGACAATTTAGAAAAAACCTAAACCGAAAACTGAAAGTACAACTCAAAACCGAGAACAAACCTGTGGAAGGGAATTTAGTAGCCGTGGAGGAACATCAAATAGTTCTTAAATGGAAAGCGAGAATTCCTAAAGAAATAGGAAAAGGAAAACAAACCGTAGAGATGACCAAAGAAATCTCTCTAGAAGATATAGATAAAGCAAACGTAGTATTATCTTTCAAATAATCTAAATTATGGATAAAACTTCTTTAATAGATTCTTTTTCAGAGTTTAAAGATGACAAAAATATTGACCGAGTAACACTCATGAGTATCCTCGAAGAGGTGTTTCGTTCTATGCTGATCAAAAAGTATGGATCTAGTGATAACTTTGATATTATTGTAAATCCTCAGAAAGGAGACCTTGAGATATGGAGAAACCGTATAGTAGTAGAAGACGGAGCGGTGGAAGATCCAAATACAGAAATTCCTTATAGCGAAGCGATTAGGATAGAGCCTGATTTTGAGATTGATGAAGAAGTATCAGAAGAAGTAAAAATTGAATCTTTTGGAAGAAGAGGAATTATGGCAATGCGTCAAAACCTAATTTCTCGTATCCAAGAACATGATAACTCAAACCTCTTTAAGCAATATAAAGATATGGTAGGAGAAATCATTACAGGAGAGGTTCACCATATCCGTAGAAGAGAAATCATTATTTATGATGATGATCACAACGAATTAATCCTTCCAAAAGAAGAGCAAATTCGTTCAGATTATTTCCGAAAAGGAGAAACCGTACGAGCGATTGTAAAAGAAGTAAAGATTGCAGGAACAAAACCGAGAATTATTCTTTCGAGAACATCAAGTGTATTCTTAGAAAAATTATTCGAACTAGAAATTCCAGAAATCTTAGATGGACTGATTACCATAAAAGCAGTACAAAGAATTCCTGGAGAAAAAGCAAAAATTGCCGTAGAATCTTATGACGAAAGAATCGACCCAGTAGGAGCTTGTGTAGGAATGAAAGGATCTAGAATCCACGGAATAGTAAGAGAACTTGGGAACGAGAATATTGATGTAATTAACTACTCTATTAACAAAGAGTTGTTCATCAAACGAGCTTTGAGCCCAGCAAAAATAACTTCCATGAATATCAATATGGAAGACCAAAAGGTAGATATTTATCTTAAACCAGACCAAGTATCATTGGCAATCGGTAAAAGTGGTAGCAATATCAAACTTGCCGCAGCCATTACAGGTTTTGAGATAGATGTTTATAGAGATATCGAGGATGAAGATGTATTACTATCTGAATTTAGCGATGAGATTGACGGATGGATTATCGACCAATTCAAAGAAATCGGGTGCGATACTGCCAAGAGTGTACTGGAATTATCAGTAGAATTCTTGGTAAATCGAACAGATCTTGAGGAAGAAACCATCATAGAGGTGCAAAATATACTACGTTCTGAATTTGAATAAGTATATTTGACAAACCCGATCACAAAGCATTTTCAGAGCGAATACCTCTAAATTTAAAGGAAAAAGAAAAAAAGGTTAATGAGTACCAGATTAAGTAAAGCTGCAAGAGAATTTAACGTAAGTATCGACAGACTTGCGGAAACACTGGCTTCAAACGGTCATGAGATTGTTGCACGTCCGACTACAAAAATATCGGATGAGCAATACAATATCCTCGTGGAAAAATTCCAGTCTGACCTCGCCCAGAAAAAGAAATCTGTGGCAGTTTCTAATAAAATAAAGGAAGAGAAAGAAGTTCTGAAGAATGCTAGAAAAGCATCGGAAAAAGCAAAGGAAGAACCCGTTGCGAAAGAACCCGCTCCTAAAACAGAAACTCCAGCAGCTGAAGAAACTCCAAAAAAGGAGGAAAAAACTCCCGAAACTCCTGCTCCTAAAGTAGAAGAAAAACCTGCACCAGTAGTAGAGAAGAAGGAAGAGCCAAAAGTGGAAGAAAAGAAAGAAGAGCCAACCAAGGAAACTCCAAAGGAGCAAGAAATGGTGAGTAATTCTAAAAAACTTCAAGGGCCTAAGCAAGTAGGAAAAGTAGATCTTGAGCCTAAAAAGCCTAAGAAAACTGCCCCTAAAAAGGAGGAGCCTGTGGCTAAAAAAGAAGCCCCTAAAAAGGAAGAGGTAAAACCTGAGCAAAAAGAAGCTCCTAAGAAAACCACTAAGCCAGCTAAGGTGAAAAAGGATGTGGAGCTTATTAAAGCAAGAGGAAATAAACTTCAGGGTCTCAAAACTGTTGGAACAATTGATGAAATCAATGCAAGCAACAAAAAGAATGGAGTAAGCTCAAAGGATGAAGAGTTGATTAAAAAACAGCTCCAATCTAAGCTAAAAACTGCCAAAAAAGAAGCCCCTAAGACTGAGGAAAAGCCAGAAGCTAAAACCCCAGAAAAAGCCCCTGAGCCAGAATTAATCAAAGCCAAGGCGGCAACACTTTCTGGTCCTAAGATGACGGGACAAAAAATTGACCTAAGTCAATTTAATAAACCCAAGAAAAAAGTTGCTTCATCAGCTGGTAAAACAGACGATAAAAACAAGAAGAAAAAGCGTAAACGTATTAGTAAACCTGGAGAAAACAACCAGAAGAATAATGCGAACCCGAACAATCGTAACCAGAGAAACAACAGAAATACCCAAGGTGGAGGTCGTAATAATAACCAAAACCGAAACAATAACAATCGAAAAGGAAAAAAGCCTGCAGCAAAAGCTGAAGAGCCTACAGATGCAGAAATCCAAAAGAGAATTTCGGATACGTTAAGCCGATTGACCAATAAGAGCAAGAATAAAGGAGCTAAATATCGTCGTTCTAAGCGTGATGAAAGACGTGAGAAAGAAGAAATAGCACAACAAGAACTTGCTGCACAAAGTAAAGTTATCAAGGTTACAGAATTCGTTACAGTAAACGAATTAGCAACCATGATGGATGTAAGCATTACCGAAGTAATTTCTTCTTGTATGATGCTGGGTCTTATGGTAACTATGAACCAAAGACTTGATGGAGAAACACTCCAAATAGTTGCTGAAGAATTTGGATTTACCGTAGAATTTGTATCTGCAGATGTGCAAGAAGCCATCGAAGAAGAAGTAGATAACGAAGATGATTTACTAGAAAGAGCACCAATAGTAACCGTAATGGGGCACGTAGATCACGGTAAAACATCACTTCTGGATCATATCCGTGAGGCAAATGTAATTGCGGGTGAAGCAGGAGGAATAACACAACATATTGGTTCTTATCACGTAGAGCTAGAGTCTGGTAAAATGATTACCTTTATTGATACACCAGGTCACGAAGCCTTTACTGCCATGAGAGCACGTGGAGCCAAAGTAACCGATGTAGTAATAATTGTAATCTCTGCTACAGACAGAATCATGCCTCAAACTAAGGAAGCCATTGCTCACGCACAGGCTGCCGAAGTACCAATGATTTTTGCAATCAACAAAGTGGATCTTCCAGACGCTAATCCTGATAAAATTAAAGAAGAATTAGCAGGAATGAATCTCTTAGTTGAAGATTGGGGAGGAAAATTCCAGTCTCAAGAGGTATCAGCTAAAACAGGTCTTGGTGTATCAGATTTATTAGAAAAAGTACTTCTA is a window of Flavobacteriales bacterium DNA encoding:
- a CDS encoding T9SS type A sorting domain-containing protein, encoding MKVQKKIFCFALLLTLPFFAFSQSYDWEKVEIIEIAQKTFSQSYSAMDEDGNFYTSDNASYAGDLNSWTDGDYQKNNIFIRKYDSEFNLIWTKKIANSIPYKTNTSRPTASIWYDQGLLKVFITIRDSMYVNNQLYKTNCFDDAYCWKKVELQYDKSGNLLNTIWAEGSANFSFETVGDDHFDWYGLNISTPYAGFNIPDTCYLKFKDDSLTTYHYNSFLQKYSKGNDSLLWRIPAISIERLLTDGLGNVYVFETVSRWGWRTIKKIGADGSLIWERKIMATISPSLDLLSLTNAKIAKNGDIITLYKTFYNGNDRSVTLYDGNNYSYLSGLGKENFVIVVYKPNGDKRWARMSKSSGYEGLSGIESDEDANVYFTGYHYHQILDGKDTIVHIDYNNGSEILVISYDSLGNYRWSKSEGGSGKDAGGNIHLDSMGNIIVFGSVGSNPCVFGDIETSFSLGAKMFFAKLKKIPLSVPILENNINLSIYPNPTEGLLYLSFMEEDSYDVSVFNSLGEELIRKRFQGNDLQLDLSTLNAGSYFVVVKNSQNIQASQQVIITSKKK
- a CDS encoding T9SS type A sorting domain-containing protein, coding for MKKILVTLFILTGTPMLAQSELDFAKEKAYIPQTNYFQTASFQVEDRAFLEVYGTHPNSTVRCYSKPSGGKMLQAGKLDKKGHLLLEFEAGEAPSFVLNEKNPVLGASEGSGFVQYLDRMDFIIQDVLLLKEGEKLHLSFQSLTNNDHTVIYRLISHSPDDGEQLMEAFTPNENEDWDAVDFEIDLKKETTYTFEIYSQGKLRYQRKLYGGDKIKEFEVFPKVTSSVVHLKFIEALTKTNYTLIDIFGNQRLNGRVNEMETQIELGNLTSGTYFLKLDKFPNEVIQIEKI
- the rimP gene encoding ribosome assembly cofactor RimP, with the translated sequence MKKEQIENLIEAYVELFPHLFLVELRMSPSNAIEVLMDSDKGITIGECKQLSRKIENHAEENEWDISILVSSPGIDYPLRSERQFRKNLNRKLKVQLKTENKPVEGNLVAVEEHQIVLKWKARIPKEIGKGKQTVEMTKEISLEDIDKANVVLSFK
- the nusA gene encoding transcription termination factor NusA, whose product is MDKTSLIDSFSEFKDDKNIDRVTLMSILEEVFRSMLIKKYGSSDNFDIIVNPQKGDLEIWRNRIVVEDGAVEDPNTEIPYSEAIRIEPDFEIDEEVSEEVKIESFGRRGIMAMRQNLISRIQEHDNSNLFKQYKDMVGEIITGEVHHIRRREIIIYDDDHNELILPKEEQIRSDYFRKGETVRAIVKEVKIAGTKPRIILSRTSSVFLEKLFELEIPEILDGLITIKAVQRIPGEKAKIAVESYDERIDPVGACVGMKGSRIHGIVRELGNENIDVINYSINKELFIKRALSPAKITSMNINMEDQKVDIYLKPDQVSLAIGKSGSNIKLAAAITGFEIDVYRDIEDEDVLLSEFSDEIDGWIIDQFKEIGCDTAKSVLELSVEFLVNRTDLEEETIIEVQNILRSEFE
- the infB gene encoding translation initiation factor IF-2, producing MSTRLSKAAREFNVSIDRLAETLASNGHEIVARPTTKISDEQYNILVEKFQSDLAQKKKSVAVSNKIKEEKEVLKNARKASEKAKEEPVAKEPAPKTETPAAEETPKKEEKTPETPAPKVEEKPAPVVEKKEEPKVEEKKEEPTKETPKEQEMVSNSKKLQGPKQVGKVDLEPKKPKKTAPKKEEPVAKKEAPKKEEVKPEQKEAPKKTTKPAKVKKDVELIKARGNKLQGLKTVGTIDEINASNKKNGVSSKDEELIKKQLQSKLKTAKKEAPKTEEKPEAKTPEKAPEPELIKAKAATLSGPKMTGQKIDLSQFNKPKKKVASSAGKTDDKNKKKKRKRISKPGENNQKNNANPNNRNQRNNRNTQGGGRNNNQNRNNNNRKGKKPAAKAEEPTDAEIQKRISDTLSRLTNKSKNKGAKYRRSKRDERREKEEIAQQELAAQSKVIKVTEFVTVNELATMMDVSITEVISSCMMLGLMVTMNQRLDGETLQIVAEEFGFTVEFVSADVQEAIEEEVDNEDDLLERAPIVTVMGHVDHGKTSLLDHIREANVIAGEAGGITQHIGSYHVELESGKMITFIDTPGHEAFTAMRARGAKVTDVVIIVISATDRIMPQTKEAIAHAQAAEVPMIFAINKVDLPDANPDKIKEELAGMNLLVEDWGGKFQSQEVSAKTGLGVSDLLEKVLLESELLELKANPKRKAKGAIIEASLDKGKGYITNILVQNGTLSIGDFILSGQYYGKVKAMQDERGQLVKTAGPSVPVSILGLNGAPQAGDDFHVMSDEKEAKSIATKRTQLQREQAIRTQKHVTLEVLAQRMAIGDFQELNLIVKGDVDGSIEALADSLQKLSTESIQVNIIHKAVGQISDSDVLLASASNAIIVGFQVRPSGSARKIAENEDVEIRTYSIIYDAINEIKEAMEGMLAPKFKEEIIGQIVIRETFKISKVGTIAGCYVMTGKITRNSSVRLIRDGIVKYDGKLGSLKRFKDDVKEVTKGFECGLNIENYNDIIVGDEIEVYEQVEVKQKLK